TTGCACGATGCCGGCCAACTCTGGCCAATCGCGTCGCGAGCCGATTCGCAGCAGTTGCGGCAGGCCTATATCGCCAACTACCAACAGGTCCGAGAACTCCGGCTCTACCGACAAGCGTCCGAGTTGCGCCTCATCGACCACGGCGTAGGCGGCCTGCTGACTCAACAGCAACTGCAAGGCCTGACGCTCTAGCGGCACGCCTTGCAGGTTCAGATGCGGATAGTTGCCGCGCAGATAGTCGGCGGTGGTACTGGGCATGCGCACAGCGACACGGACGTGGCTATCGAGTTTCTCCAGATCGACTACGCCACTGGACTTCTGATCGCTGACCACCAATTGCGGCACGCGCATATAGGGATCGGAAAATTGCCACAGACGCAGGGCACTCGGAGTTTGGCTCAGGCCCGGAGCGATATCGATCTCGCCCTCGCGCACGGCGGTTTCCAGTTGCGCGAGATCCTGAAAATTGCGCCAGCTCAGTTCGACATTGAGCGCCTTGGCCAACAGCTTCATCAGTTCGACGTTGGCCCCGGACAGTCGCTGCAAGCGCCGGTCATATTGCGCATAAGGGGCTTGCAACACCAGACCGACGCGCAATTCATTGTGCTGTGCCAGCCACTGCTGCTGGCCCGCCGACAATTGCGCAACGTGGGCCGGGGGCGCAGGCGCCGCCCAGCCCATCAAGGGAAAGCACAAACAGCCGATAACCCACAGGCAGCAAAATCGCTTCATTGAAGTCTCATACACTGACAAATTCTGACCAACCCATTAGGCTGCCGGGATACTTTCTGGCCTGGAATAACCGATGCCCTCTGTCTACCGCCTGGCAATGCCAGCATTGTGCCTGTCGCTGATCCTGCCTTGTGCGTTTTCCGTCAACGCCGCCGACCCTGCCCCTGCGGCGGAAAAACCGGCAGAAGAAAAACCGGCCGAACGCCAGCCACTGCTTGAGCGTAGTCAGGAAGAGGCCGCCGCACTGGAACGTAAAGTCCCGGCGCAAGAACAACAACAGTTGCAGGCTGGCAGCGACACCTTTCTCGCCCTGTGGAAACCGGCCAACACCGCCGAGCCCAAAGGCGCGGTGATCATCATCCCTGGCGCCGGCGAAACCGCCGACTGGCCGCAGGCAATCGGCCCGTTGCGGCGCAAACTGCCGGATGCAAAATGGAGCAGCCTGAGTATCACTCTGCCCGACCTGCAAAGCGACGCCATCGCACCGCGCGTGGTTGAAGCGCCGGTTGCGCCGAAAGCACCGGAGTCGGGTAGCAAGGACTCCACCACCGCGCAGCCAATTGAACAAGCCGCTGGCGGTGAAGCCGAAGTGGCGGATCAAGTGGTCGCCGAAACCACAGAAGAGCAATCCAAGGCTGACGCCGAACGCATCTTCGCGCGCATCGACGCCGCGATTGCCTATGCCGAACAGCAGAGTGCGCGCAGCATTGTCGTGCTCGGGCACGGCACCGGTGCCTATTGGGCCGCGCGCTACTTGAGCGAAAAACAAACTTCGCAGGTCGAAAAGTTCATCATGGTTGATGTGCAGACACCAACCAAAGCCAAACCGGTGCTGGTAGAGCTGACGCCGACGCTGAAATTGCCGACGGTGGATATTTTCTACATGGACAAGCCGCTGGAGCGCAATGCGGCGCTGGAGCGTATGCAGGCGAGCAAGCGCTTGAAGACCTCGGCGTTCAGCCAGGTCGCGCTCAAGGCGCTGCCGGATAACAAGGCCGAACAGGAACAGTTGTTCCGCCGAGTGCGTGGCTGGCTGAGTCCACAGAACACAGACTGACCGAATAAGACCGAGTCGCCTTCATTCGCGAGCAAGCTCGCTCCCACACTTGATCGAGTTCCCTGAGTTGGAATGCGATCGAATGTGGGAGCGAGCTTGCTCGCGAAGGAGCCATCACAGGCAACACAGCTTTAACGGTTAGCGAAAATCCC
This region of Pseudomonas sp. R84 genomic DNA includes:
- a CDS encoding alpha/beta hydrolase family protein translates to MPSVYRLAMPALCLSLILPCAFSVNAADPAPAAEKPAEEKPAERQPLLERSQEEAAALERKVPAQEQQQLQAGSDTFLALWKPANTAEPKGAVIIIPGAGETADWPQAIGPLRRKLPDAKWSSLSITLPDLQSDAIAPRVVEAPVAPKAPESGSKDSTTAQPIEQAAGGEAEVADQVVAETTEEQSKADAERIFARIDAAIAYAEQQSARSIVVLGHGTGAYWAARYLSEKQTSQVEKFIMVDVQTPTKAKPVLVELTPTLKLPTVDIFYMDKPLERNAALERMQASKRLKTSAFSQVALKALPDNKAEQEQLFRRVRGWLSPQNTD